From the genome of Anopheles moucheti chromosome 3, idAnoMoucSN_F20_07, whole genome shotgun sequence, one region includes:
- the LOC128304729 gene encoding uncharacterized protein LOC128304729 — MFLMSLVQQIAGQFKIVNHNTANLTTYPSNGTTRSVNFVQIKPIVIANSSTFAELAAKSANEAPRALQQDKLPAMMVENKFIKLSIVNSTTFGNKTRERKIQQAVANARQNELPSAVRGKTHRPLTNTKFASVVGYAKKSKIGSTTQTELDGERKKSTAASSKTGRNKYRNFKSRCRCERIWNCVRIQISVARCAPDFFMCCF; from the coding sequence ATGTTCCTTATGAGTTTAGTGCAACAGATTGCGGGACAGTTTAAGATTGTTAATCACAACACTGCCAACCTGACCACCTACCCATCGAACGgaaccaccagaagtgtaaaCTTTGTTCAGATAAAACCAATCGTAATAGCAAACAGTTCCACATTCGCCGAGCTTGCTGCAAAGTCAGCGAACGAAGCACCCAGAGCGCTACAACAGGACAAATTGCCAGCGATGATGGTCGAAAACAAATTCATAAAACTATCCATCGTCAACTCCACGACCTTCGGCAACAAAACGCGTGAACGAAAGATTCAACAAGCGGTTGCGAATGCGCGCCAAAACGAACTACCAAGCGCTGTCCGGGGTAAAACGCATCGTCCGTTgacaaacacaaaatttgCTTCCGTCGTTGGCTACGCAAAGAAGAGTAAAATAGGCTCCACAACACAAACGGAACTGGACGGGGAACGGAAGAAATCGACGGCAGCCTCCTCTAAGACGGGACGAAATAAGTATCGAAATTTCAAATCACGCTGCCGTTGCGAACGCATATGGAACTGTGTCAGGATACAAATATCGGTGGCGCGCTGTGCGCCTGATTTTTTTATGTGCTGTTTTTGA